CTCCCCCACCCCTCTCCCCAGAAAAGTGCGAATAAAGGTAGTGTATTCTTTATAACACATAAGGTATTATATGTgccatgaaaaaatatatatacttacacatcaTGAATATTATCTAAGGGAAAGTAACGTCCCTCATATGATTATCTCGTGTGCAgaatattttttgtgtattttaagATTGAATGTACATCCTTCTAAGACGTGAACAAAAATGGGATACGAATTTTGTCAATTTCTTGGTGCTTTTAGATGCAATATTGGATTATTGAAGTTCTTTAGCAATTAAATTTTGATGATTCAATCATATTCATTATTTAGTGATAGTTGGGACGTAGGCATACCATTTCGTATTTTAGTGTGGATGTCATGTATTTTGCTGTTATAGAAAACCTAGCTGGATAATTGAATTGAAGCCtttgaaattatattaaaactgCATAGCATTAGAATCTTCTGAACTCACTGTATTTTAGTGAAGCATGgcatatattttgatgaatttactTAGCGGGATAGCGACTGCTAGATGCTTATTTCAGATTATAGTTAGTGCATTCGCATGCGGCCGTATGATGGGTTTGTACTGGAAGGTGGGAACTGGTGTTTTTGTCGTTAAATATTAATCTTTCTATATTTGCGAAAGCTAATCATACAAAAATGTACGTACATGAGTGAACTTATAGCACCATTACTTTTTTATGAAGTGTGTATTTGCCTTTTAGAACTTCATCtttgtttattaaaattttataagtTCATAATAATTTTTAGGGAAGGGTTAAGAAAAGCATCGTAAATGTTGATAAAATGGTTGAGCAatttgatgtgcctatgaatttTACCCTTATCTTTTTCGAAAAGTTCATTACGTGTGTCGATAACTCTGTTATGAAAATGTCCATATGATGATAGACTTCACTCTCTTTGATTATCAGTGACGCCATTGAAAAACAGAGGTCTATGTTAAAAGTGCATTGTAGAAGAAAATCCTTCTCTCATTACCTCACGGGTGAACTGGTTGTTGGTCATGGTCAGTTCGACGTGCTGGATGATGGCACACTTGATGTTCTTAACGGTCTTCTTGCTGCCGTTGTTGATGCTTATGTTACACTTGACGGTTTCACCGTGGTAGAACAGTTCCTTGTCAAGGGTAAGCTCCATGTTGATCTTGCCAGAGGACAGAGCGAAGCCCTTGGACACGAGAGTGCTGGGCTGGCGCCTGCTGCCACCTGGAGGAGCATACTGGATCTTCCTGACGGCGAGGTTGACGGAGTTGCGCCTGTGGGGGCGCTCCTCAGTGCTGTCACCGACGTAGACAGTCAGGTCATAGATGACACCAAGGGGCTTGGACTGGTTTGacagaagaaaaaagaatattaattggTGGAAAAGTTCCATGTGAGATGTAAATGTGTTATTGATCAATGATGTTAATCATAACCAAAAACCGAAAGAACATTTGCAATGTTTCCTGTTATTTAAAACAAGGGCATCACTGACATCAGAGAATATAAAAGAACCATACTGATCCCTTTTCCCAATTCAGGTTTTATACTAAATGCCCCTCTGCCTCTGAATTCCCTAGCCAACACCCCTACCCCATTTAGGCACCCCGCTCAGAAGTTTCATCTTACTAATATTAAATCGCTACTCACGGTGTCTTCCTCGCCGGAGTGAAGCTGGACAGAGGTGGGTGAAGTTTCAGGGATGGTGATGGAGAATGGGTAAGCATTGGCTCCCAACTTCTTGATGAGCCTTTCCTGGACGGGGGTGTTCTCTACATTGTTGGTGCTAGGGTAGATCTGCTCGCTAAGGATAGTCAGCTGCTTGCTGAAGTTGAGGCCCATGACCTCATCTTCCTCGCGACCGAATCGGTACGTGACCGAGACCTGTTGAAGGGAAAATATGTTTACTGGGGTGTGAGGGAGTCGGCAGGAACGCTTGCTAGAAATCACCAACGAAAAATGTGTCGTAATTACTTCTACACATTCTCATGGCTCTATTCAAGCATTCATGTACGTCAGTAAAACAATGTACTTATCCAATTTACCAGAAATTATCATAAAAACAGTCATTACTTACGGTAGCGTAAACCCTGCGACCACGTAGGTAGTCATTGTCACAGATTACGACGCCATCTACAGGTTCAGTTGAGATGGTATTGTCGACAAAGTCTCGACGACCTAGATAAACAGTGATCTTACCTGTGTGGGAAGGAAAAAGTATATTAATGGATTAACACGTTGCGCAAAAGGATGTTTTGTTTTTAAGCTCAACAAATGATTGCAAAATGTGATTACTTGGTGCTGGAtgatttccttagtttcttttagTCGTATAAAGTAATGAGAACATTTAAAGATTTACCGATTACAACGAATTACAATATCCTCGAATATCCTATAACGTTTATATTAAGTACATCATTCTTCCAATGTACTGTATAATAAAAGTACTGATTTAGGTTgaaataatgtattaaaaaaaaaattctggctgAGTGATAATTGTCACAACTTGCACATTTTAATTAGAGATCGTTTGATTATGTTACGCTACGAATCTTTCAGGAAAGACTTAGGATGTTAATGTTGGCAATAACTTTaccaaaattcaaataattttcgaCCACTTTATTTTCATTCATGGGCTAGACTGTTTAATAAGCTCAGTCCTGTATAATTACAAGATTCATAACTGTATTTTTTCATTATGCTATTCTGAAATCGATAATTCTAGTAAAGATCCATTGAAAGGAATAAATATTACCTAACTATTCCATGATCAACTCGTACGTATAAAATAATTACATTTGTACTCGGTGGAAATTTCTGCATTATATTCTGAAGTTATAACTGGATTACTTTAGGAACCTACCTAAGAATTCGGCATTGGTTCCTTTAGACCACGTCTTCCTTGATTCTTTAGTTATCAAATGGTAATTACTCTACATAAAACAATGGAATTTTAACAAATTTTCAGGACGTAAGAAAAAACCTAATTAGACATATTTATGGGTATCTATCAACAATTAGTAAAACTTGGAATCATTCGGCGGAAGTGTATGGCTTTTATGGTAAAGGGTTTATGGGTAAAGTATATTGAATACAGGAGGagtcgagttaaaaaaaaaaaaaaaaaaaaaaaaaaaaaaaaaaaaaaaaactacattaaacAAATCATCATTAAGTACAGTGCTTTAAATAATGCAACACTGAGAGAAGGGCCTTGCAGTATTAAACAGAATCCCATCATAcagtaatattttcctttttcatgtCAAGACTCAAGAAACAACTTTGTTTTACCCATTACGAGAAAAACCTAAAATCTCATGTATATTAAGTATCTTGCTGATGAAGGAAAATTAAGGCATTCACAAACTACACATATGAAGTATATAGTTATGATAATCGCTTAACCTGTCATCTAATGAATATTTGCTTCATTGTGGAATTAGTCATTGCAAATCGAACGAATGTAAAGAGCCTTTTTGTCGAGTTGCTCTTTTGAGAAGGCTTCGTCTGAGCAAAAATTTGATAAGATTGCAAAAATTGAATTTTAGGAACTTTATGAAGTTAAAACAAATTATAGATGTATCTTGCTATATAAGTTCCCCACAAATTtaaagtttgaaatataaaggaagATCTCTGAAAAGCATTTGTCATTTAGCgattttagagaaaaaaagaaaaattaattggaACATAAAACTTGTTGGTCATTCTGCTCAGCTTTACATTAATGATTGTGAGAACTTTTAAAGGTTAAAAGAAACCTTTTGTCGTATATCACGtgagaagaaaaataaattactgAAACGTtgtgaatatgtaaaaaaaaaaatagcgtgaATACTAATTTTCATGAGTTGATTAGAAGTTACTCAAATAAACTCGTATTGGTGAAAAGGCTTGCAAGACTGAAGTTCAAATTTAACATTCGAATTGGGAGGTAGAAAGCTTAAATCGTTTATCTTCtcgatcatacatacatataccaaggcatttcccccaatagCTGGCCTGGAGCGTTTAATACGTTGTAAATAATAAGATATAACAATGAAAGGTATTGGACACTAAGACACTGATAGCAGGTCAATTTTCCCTTTGTCGGAGCTACTCTGTTGAAAGAagacgtatttcattaaaatacaggcgaccgtaatttgtacactgttttgttattatattttacgggtaggtgaccgtaatatcagtcatTTGCGTCAATATATTCTGttctaaaacggcaaatgcctgacaacatttattccaggacttttaccgtttatttacggaaaatttttaacagtgtagatcaaTATTCAGTGCAATTACCATTTCAACTGATAGGAAATAATGACTAAAAATACCCGAAAATATAGTGGCACTACAAAGTATCGTCAAGAATCAACCTGGATTTTTCAAACAATTGCTACTAGAACTTTAAGGAATTAGTTGAACCTACCATTAGGGGCGGTTTTTTTGAAAACTTTCACGGCGTTCACCATCGAAGTAGACTTGGAGATTTCTCTTACGAGAGTAGTTGCGAGAAGATACGCGTTTGTAGTTCGCTTGGCGAAGAAACAACAGTGGGATTGGTTTGTGTGGGTTCCCCCCTCGACTATATATGGGTTTCCTTTCGATGGTAATCCTGTTAGTTCTAATTAAATACCCCCGCCATCTCCCATATCCCCCTACCCGTCTATTTTGTATTGGGTTTTACATTTTCACTGGAGTTTGAGTACAGGCAGGGTGGGGttgcgcacccccccccccccctccatccctaCGTTAAGCAGATGGATAAGATCGTTATATCTTTTGTGAGAAGCCGTGGCTTGAGATGTAAGATGTATGTTAGTCAGCACCTTGTCAGGTATGTTACGTTTCCGTAGGTTGTTTcgactttttttattgtttttttatttttcttagttggaTTTATTTCTGCAATCAACAGATTTCTATTGCTGGCGTATGATTACAGCAattattatatgaaagaaaatataagaaactcGTACTGTTCACTTAAGGTCAAGTACAAGAATTGGGTTGTTTGattataatattttgataaattagaatgacatacatacacacatatacagccaTACCAGTGTtgctcattattttttcttttttttttagaaaagtattttatttcttGGACAAAAATATTACCTTAAGAATTTAATTCAGATTCAACCTCAATAAATATTTcggattttattatatatttgttactTTGGTTTTTTTTCTCGCCTTTCTATTTCTTGCATTCTATGAATTTGGGAAACACAGGTGTATAAGGTTGACTGGAACATCggcgttaataaaaaaaaataaatctaatgaaGTTACTGGGACAATTTTCTAATGGTATGCAAAGATTTCGTGTTATTGGATTATTATTTcaagcaagtacacacacacaaatatatacatatatataatgtatatatatatatttatatatatatatgtatgtatgtatatacatatatacagtatatatatatatatatatatatatatatatatgtgtgtgtgtgtgtgtgtgtgtgtaaatatatgtacatatatatatatatatatatatatatacatatatatagtatatatatatatatatatatatatatatatatatatatatgtatatatatatatgtacatatatatgtatatacatatatacagtatatatatatatatatatatatatatatgtatatatatatgtacatatatatatacatatatacagtatatatatatatatatatatatatatatatatatgtatgtatatatatgtatatatatgtacatatatattatgtatgtatatatatgtgtgtgtatatatacatatatatgtatatatgtatatatatatacatatatatgtttctatatatatatatgtatatatataaatatatatatacatatatatatacatatatatatatatatatatatatatatatatatatatatatatatatatggtgcagaaCATAACAGTATTtgaaattcttgcttaccagaatgcatgatatatcacacgaggttgggcagatgataaatagaagaaagacagagatgagaacggaatatgcaatggaaaatgaaatatcattggagggagaaaggattaatgaggtagaatcatttacgtatttaggaactatgatctccaatacatggtttttagaattagagtttagtgaaagattgaaaaaagcaaatcagacaatggctaggttaagtaaaatttggagatcaaatcgcctaaaatttcatatacaaatcagactatatatcagtttagtgagatgagtgttattatatggacataagtcatggtatgacaatgaaacaatcttcaacagatttagtagatttgagaaaaaaaaaccctctgaaggatattgggagttaaatggcaggataggattataaatgaaactataagagagatttctcaagtGCCCTATGTGGAGGACGTTATGATGAGggtttagatggagatggtttggccatgctcttcgcactccccaaaagagattagttcaccaagcattcaactgagctccacaaggctcttgaagagttggaagacccaggcctacatggctttggACTATGAAGGGCTaagtagatgattaatggagaaatattgaattgaaagctcaaaatagagacgactggcaaaatctaaccgagcccctttgcatcaataggcgtaggaggagatgattacgatgatgatgatgatgatatatatatatatatatatatatatatatatatatatatacattatatatatatatatatatatatatatatatatatatatatatatatatatatatatatatacatatggctccagaaaataaaaatgaaaatagtcaCAGCATTGACGACTTTTTGCTCTTAGGCAAGATGCTAATCAACATTAAATCTAAGCCCATACATACTTTATAACATTCACAATTATATTGCTTACGCTCTCTCTTTTCTAAGATATCTAGACCATTCCTTTCTGACAT
The DNA window shown above is from Palaemon carinicauda isolate YSFRI2023 chromosome 37, ASM3689809v2, whole genome shotgun sequence and carries:
- the LOC137629065 gene encoding arrestin homolog, with product MVNAVKVFKKTAPNGKITVYLGRRDFVDNTISTEPVDGVVICDNDYLRGRRVYATVSVTYRFGREEDEVMGLNFSKQLTILSEQIYPSTNNVENTPVQERLIKKLGANAYPFSITIPETSPTSVQLHSGEEDTSKPLGVIYDLTVYVGDSTEERPHRRNSVNLAVRKIQYAPPGGSRRQPSTLVSKGFALSSGKINMELTLDKELFYHGETVKCNISINNGSKKTVKNIKCAIIQHVELTMTNNQFTREISSLESKEGCPITPGTNLQKSFTLTPLASSNKNKYGIALDGKLKDSDANLASSTLVSEGKCANDANGIVVSYSLRVKINCGAIGGELVGDLPFKLLHPAPGVISKEPAGGYTGGEDLEFEDFARLRRGQSVDQN